One window of the Desulfatirhabdium butyrativorans DSM 18734 genome contains the following:
- a CDS encoding tetratricopeptide repeat protein → MPMWLRPSEKFSVHLVALLMLSCCLLGAGCRLSSSSPEKLFQQGIEAVATNHLQEAVVFFRKAIEQNPDFALAHYRLGELYARMGDRNTAIEELAQVLMISPHLIEARKLLATLYYQSKQYTESIALLQNLERSLQLDPDIASIYASCLIETGYTQQAESILKQALELHRNHIGLNLTWARLWVLKQQTDRVQSITDFLMAQHPDDVSIRLATFALFEKLGRQDLAESLIRKTIERFPTDPKPVLTLARYLIKNQRYDEARSILLPALAHAGIPDIDHYLGLIAHKQGKPDEAFERFDDAARKFPADIPSQVLAGDYALLIGRNRSAETIYRQAIQKWPLLDEIRIRLIRLYLGENRIDAAEAELDRLQHGETRKLEGLLLKGLVLAKRGLYEKAKSAFSRFLETDPESAEAHYFYGLCFLAEKDYALAASEIHKAYQLRKDSQRIRLSLAYVYFRQRKWLSALEETNGILMANAQMAQARKLRAAIYLQQERYEKAVLDYRWLIERFPDSAQIRYWLGESLAAAGKNEEALGCFRQVLFTYPDPIKPLEQMIAILISQEKFPQALALCDEVAAKFPEKAALSLMKAAVYIRQKAYSQAQLIIEAAMRQNPESDKPYLIQAMLYEEQGRRQDAIALYRNAIRLNPGNLQPYVKMARFYTLFGETKQAIETYENLLKIQPDYAPALNNLAYLYWKTGQNTDRARDLAEQALKLMPDQPQIFDTLGCIHLERGASAMAEGYLEKAFQMAPENPVFRLHLAIVRKQQGRLSEAKEWMETALQQGLSESDRQSAKHHLAEIAAMEKTEADTLRTIRTLLDQGKTEDASELARSALEKNPFSLEMLDVMGQVYYRQASFTMASAYFRKALQMAPQRPDLHFHLAMALYKQGERDETKMEFSRAIRLGLEGKDRKTAERILQDWESQKENP, encoded by the coding sequence ATGCCGATGTGGTTACGACCTTCTGAAAAATTCAGTGTCCATCTGGTCGCATTGCTTATGCTATCCTGCTGTCTGTTGGGGGCCGGATGCCGCCTGTCCTCTTCCTCTCCAGAAAAGCTTTTTCAGCAAGGCATCGAAGCCGTTGCAACCAACCATTTGCAGGAAGCGGTCGTCTTTTTCCGGAAAGCCATTGAACAAAATCCCGATTTTGCGCTGGCTCACTATCGTCTGGGGGAATTGTATGCCCGCATGGGAGACCGGAATACCGCCATTGAGGAGTTGGCGCAAGTCCTGATGATTTCCCCGCATCTGATCGAAGCGCGAAAACTGCTTGCAACGCTCTATTACCAATCCAAACAGTACACCGAAAGCATTGCGCTGCTTCAGAACTTGGAGCGATCCCTCCAGCTCGATCCGGACATTGCATCCATCTATGCCAGTTGCCTCATCGAAACGGGCTATACCCAGCAAGCCGAATCCATCCTGAAACAAGCCTTGGAATTGCATCGGAATCATATCGGGTTGAATCTGACATGGGCCAGATTGTGGGTTTTGAAGCAGCAGACCGATCGTGTACAGTCCATCACGGACTTTCTCATGGCACAGCATCCGGATGATGTCTCCATTCGGCTTGCCACGTTTGCATTGTTCGAAAAACTGGGGCGCCAAGATCTCGCGGAATCGCTCATCCGAAAAACCATCGAGCGTTTTCCCACGGACCCAAAGCCTGTCCTTACCTTGGCCAGATATCTCATCAAGAATCAGCGATATGACGAGGCGAGATCCATCCTGTTGCCCGCTCTGGCTCATGCAGGCATTCCGGACATCGATCATTATCTCGGGCTGATCGCGCACAAACAGGGAAAGCCCGATGAGGCGTTCGAGCGGTTTGACGATGCCGCCAGGAAATTTCCGGCGGATATCCCTTCACAGGTCCTTGCCGGAGATTATGCGCTGCTGATCGGCCGCAACCGGAGCGCCGAAACGATCTATCGGCAAGCCATTCAGAAATGGCCGCTTCTCGACGAGATCAGGATTCGACTGATCCGTTTGTATCTGGGCGAGAACCGAATTGACGCCGCAGAGGCAGAATTGGATCGGTTGCAGCATGGTGAGACGCGCAAACTCGAAGGGCTGCTTCTGAAGGGCCTTGTTCTGGCCAAAAGAGGATTGTATGAAAAAGCCAAGAGTGCTTTTTCCAGATTTCTCGAAACGGATCCGGAATCTGCAGAAGCCCATTATTTTTACGGGTTGTGCTTTCTTGCCGAAAAAGACTATGCCCTCGCTGCATCGGAAATCCACAAGGCCTATCAGTTGCGGAAGGATTCCCAACGGATCCGGCTGAGCCTTGCCTATGTCTATTTCAGGCAGCGCAAATGGCTCTCCGCACTGGAGGAAACCAACGGCATATTGATGGCCAATGCGCAAATGGCCCAGGCCCGCAAACTGCGGGCTGCCATTTATCTGCAGCAGGAACGCTACGAAAAGGCCGTACTCGACTACAGGTGGCTTATCGAGCGTTTCCCCGATTCGGCGCAAATCCGATACTGGTTGGGAGAATCCCTGGCTGCCGCAGGCAAAAACGAAGAGGCTCTGGGATGTTTCCGGCAGGTACTGTTTACGTATCCGGATCCGATCAAACCGCTTGAACAAATGATCGCCATATTGATATCACAGGAGAAATTCCCCCAGGCGCTGGCCCTGTGTGACGAGGTAGCGGCCAAGTTTCCGGAGAAGGCCGCACTGTCCCTCATGAAGGCGGCTGTTTACATTCGGCAGAAGGCCTATTCTCAGGCCCAACTCATCATCGAAGCCGCCATGCGGCAGAATCCCGAATCGGATAAACCCTATCTGATCCAGGCCATGCTTTATGAAGAACAGGGACGAAGGCAGGACGCGATTGCACTCTATCGCAACGCGATCCGGCTGAACCCGGGCAATCTTCAGCCGTATGTCAAAATGGCTCGATTCTATACTCTTTTCGGGGAAACGAAGCAAGCCATCGAAACATACGAAAACTTGTTGAAGATCCAGCCGGATTACGCACCCGCCCTGAACAATCTGGCTTATCTTTACTGGAAAACGGGGCAGAACACCGATCGTGCCCGCGATCTTGCCGAGCAAGCCCTCAAACTGATGCCGGATCAACCCCAGATTTTCGACACGCTCGGTTGCATCCATCTGGAGCGAGGCGCGTCCGCAATGGCCGAGGGATACCTGGAAAAAGCGTTTCAGATGGCGCCGGAGAATCCGGTTTTCCGCCTGCATCTGGCGATCGTACGAAAGCAGCAAGGCCGCCTGAGCGAAGCCAAGGAATGGATGGAAACGGCTCTGCAGCAGGGTCTATCCGAAAGTGACCGGCAATCGGCAAAACATCATCTGGCAGAAATCGCCGCGATGGAAAAGACTGAGGCGGACACCCTTCGTACCATACGAACCCTGCTGGATCAGGGAAAAACCGAAGATGCCAGTGAACTGGCCCGATCGGCTCTCGAAAAGAACCCCTTTTCGCTGGAGATGCTCGATGTCATGGGACAAGTCTATTACCGTCAAGCATCTTTTACGATGGCTTCGGCGTATTTCCGAAAAGCGCTTCAGATGGCCCCCCAACGGCCGGATCTGCATTTTCATCTGGCCATGGCTTTATACAAACAGGGGGAGCGGGATGAGACGAAGATGGAATTTTCAAGGGCCATCCGGCTCGGCCTGGAAGGCAAGGATCGAAAAACGGCCGAACGGATCTTGCAGGACTGGGAATCCCAGAAGGAAAACCCATGA
- a CDS encoding ParA family protein, which yields MPVIITIGNHKGGVGKTTTTVNLSDALGREGHNVLVIDADPQGNSTSILLPDIELRERFSLVKALAAPIREGRMTSMACQTANSRVDVIPVRPGKVACFSG from the coding sequence ATGCCTGTCATCATCACCATCGGAAATCACAAGGGCGGCGTCGGCAAGACCACAACCACGGTCAATCTCTCGGATGCACTTGGCAGAGAGGGGCACAACGTTCTGGTGATCGATGCCGACCCGCAGGGAAATTCCACATCGATTTTGCTTCCGGATATCGAACTCAGGGAGCGTTTTTCCCTGGTGAAAGCTTTGGCCGCTCCAATCCGGGAGGGCAGAATGACTTCGATGGCTTGCCAAACGGCCAACTCTCGTGTGGATGTAATCCCAGTG
- a CDS encoding HlyD family secretion protein, whose amino-acid sequence MKSPASRIRNVLLLLLIILVLGGGAMLASGRWFSAKDSRVRAHGTVEATEVRLSFKISGKLAARLMDEGQSVRKDQLVAILEDNDYRTRLAQAKANLNQTEELLAELLAGSRSEDIAKARANVAMVQARLDEALHGSRVQEIADAKKEVARADAAVFGAESALRQAAADRERFGYLFEQGGISRREWEGYVTRFETAEAALDQARALRESALERLSLRQEGVRREQIAQARANLDQAKATYDLVVAGPRAEQIAQAKAQADAARQAVRLAEITLADTRLCSPIDGIVVSKSAEPGEYLQPGAVVLTIVDLEHPWVRAYVTETQLGRIKLDQEAHVSIDADPKRTFSARLSYVSDQAEFTPKFVQTTEERVKLMFRIKVSVENPDRVLKPGMPADVVMAPIQ is encoded by the coding sequence ATGAAATCTCCTGCATCGCGTATCCGAAACGTTCTGCTTCTGTTGCTGATCATTCTTGTTCTTGGCGGAGGCGCCATGCTGGCGTCTGGGCGCTGGTTTTCCGCAAAGGACAGCCGTGTACGGGCCCACGGCACCGTGGAAGCGACGGAAGTCCGGCTTTCCTTCAAAATCTCCGGAAAGCTTGCGGCCCGACTTATGGATGAAGGGCAATCGGTTCGAAAAGATCAGCTTGTTGCGATTCTGGAGGACAATGACTACAGAACCCGGCTGGCTCAGGCAAAGGCCAACCTGAATCAGACCGAAGAGCTGCTTGCCGAGTTGCTTGCGGGTAGCAGAAGTGAGGATATCGCAAAGGCCAGGGCCAATGTGGCGATGGTACAGGCCAGGCTGGATGAAGCTTTGCATGGCAGCAGGGTCCAGGAGATTGCAGATGCGAAAAAGGAAGTGGCGCGCGCCGATGCAGCCGTTTTCGGAGCGGAAAGCGCCCTGAGGCAGGCGGCTGCGGACAGGGAACGTTTCGGCTATCTGTTTGAGCAGGGCGGCATCAGCCGGAGGGAATGGGAAGGTTATGTAACCCGCTTCGAAACGGCAGAGGCGGCTCTCGATCAGGCCCGGGCTCTTCGCGAAAGTGCTCTCGAGCGATTGAGCCTTCGGCAGGAAGGGGTTCGCAGGGAACAAATCGCCCAGGCAAGGGCCAATCTCGATCAGGCAAAGGCCACCTATGATCTGGTTGTCGCTGGACCGAGAGCCGAGCAGATCGCCCAGGCCAAAGCCCAGGCCGATGCGGCCCGCCAGGCCGTTCGCCTGGCTGAAATCACCCTGGCGGATACCCGGCTTTGTTCACCCATTGACGGGATCGTCGTCAGCAAATCCGCAGAACCTGGCGAATACCTGCAACCCGGCGCCGTTGTGCTCACCATCGTCGATCTGGAACATCCCTGGGTTCGGGCCTATGTCACCGAAACCCAACTGGGTCGGATCAAACTCGATCAGGAAGCCCATGTTTCAATTGATGCCGATCCGAAGCGAACATTTTCTGCCAGGCTCTCCTATGTTTCCGATCAGGCCGAATTCACTCCCAAATTCGTTCAGACCACCGAGGAACGGGTCAAGCTGATGTTCCGCATCAAGGTGTCCGTGGAAAATCCCGATCGGGTCCTCAAGCCCGGAATGCCGGCGGATGTCGTGATGGCACCGATCCAATGA